One window from the genome of Streptomyces sp. WZ-12 encodes:
- a CDS encoding thiolase family protein — MPRTARDVVFVDGVRTPFGKAGPKGIYHETRADDLVVKCIRELLRRNPDLDPAKIDEVALAATTQIGDQGLTLGRTAAILAGLPQSVPGFSIDRMCAGAMTAVTSIAGGVALGAYDVAVAGGVEHMGRHPMGEGVDPNPRFVSEKLVDQSALFMGMTAENLHDRLPQITKQRADEYAVRSQEKAAKAYADGKIQADLVPISVRRTNAEGGETGWGLATADEPMRPGTTLENLAGLKTPFRPHGRVTAGNAAGLNDGATASLIAAEDVARELGLPVKMRLVDYAFAGVEPEVMGIGPVPATQKALAKAGLTIDDIGLFEINEAFAVQVLSLLDHYGIDDDDPRVNQYGGAIAFGHPLASSGVRLMTQLARQFEEQPEVRYGITTMCVGFGMGGTVIWENPHFEGAGK, encoded by the coding sequence GTGCCTCGTACCGCTAGGGACGTCGTCTTCGTCGACGGCGTCCGCACCCCGTTCGGCAAGGCGGGCCCGAAGGGCATTTACCACGAGACCCGCGCCGACGACCTGGTCGTCAAGTGCATCCGGGAGCTGCTGCGCCGCAACCCGGACCTGGACCCGGCCAAGATCGACGAGGTCGCCCTCGCCGCCACCACCCAGATCGGCGACCAGGGACTGACCCTGGGCCGCACCGCCGCCATCCTGGCGGGGCTGCCGCAGTCGGTGCCCGGCTTCTCCATCGACCGGATGTGCGCCGGCGCGATGACCGCGGTGACCAGCATCGCCGGCGGGGTGGCCTTGGGTGCGTACGACGTCGCGGTGGCCGGCGGTGTCGAGCACATGGGGCGGCACCCGATGGGCGAGGGCGTGGACCCCAACCCGCGGTTCGTGAGCGAGAAGTTGGTCGACCAGTCCGCCCTGTTCATGGGCATGACGGCGGAGAACCTCCACGACCGGCTGCCGCAGATCACCAAGCAGCGTGCCGACGAGTACGCGGTGCGCAGCCAGGAGAAGGCCGCGAAGGCGTACGCCGACGGCAAGATCCAGGCCGACCTGGTGCCGATCTCGGTGCGCCGCACCAACGCCGAGGGCGGCGAGACCGGTTGGGGCCTGGCCACCGCCGACGAGCCGATGCGCCCGGGCACCACGCTGGAGAACCTCGCCGGTCTGAAGACCCCGTTCCGCCCGCACGGCCGGGTCACCGCGGGCAACGCCGCCGGCCTCAACGACGGCGCCACCGCCTCGCTGATCGCCGCCGAGGACGTCGCCCGCGAGCTGGGCCTGCCGGTCAAGATGCGGTTGGTGGACTACGCGTTCGCCGGCGTCGAGCCCGAGGTGATGGGCATCGGCCCGGTCCCGGCGACCCAGAAGGCGCTGGCCAAGGCCGGTCTGACGATCGACGACATCGGCCTGTTCGAGATCAACGAGGCGTTCGCCGTCCAGGTGCTCTCGCTGCTCGACCACTACGGCATCGACGACGACGACCCGCGGGTCAACCAGTACGGCGGCGCCATCGCCTTCGGCCACCCGCTGGCGTCGTCCGGCGTGCGCCTGATGACGCAGCTCGCGCGGCAGTTCGAGGAGCAGCCGGAGGTCCGCTACGGCATCACCACCATGTGCGTCGGCTTCGGCATGGGCGGCACGGTCATCTGGGAGAACCCGCACTTCGAGGGGGCAGGCAAGTGA
- a CDS encoding 3-hydroxyacyl-CoA dehydrogenase NAD-binding domain-containing protein, with translation MSTTAELLKGAAELFPDEVVTQAHVRHLDLPKGAGRFALITLDNGLDHTKPTTFGPQSLANLNVAIDQVEKEAADGAIVGVGITGKPFIFAVGADLKGVELLKRHEDALAIGKGGHDVFKRLSALAVPTFAYYNGAAMGGGVEVGLHCTYRTVSKALPAFSLPEVFLGLVPGWGGCALLPNLIGADKAISVIIENSLNQNKQLKGQQVFDLGIADALFEGADFLERSLDWTASVLTGQTEVSRTEVDRGEAWDAAVQRGKEIADGKVHGAAPAAYRALDIIAAAKNGDLRQGFDAEDQALADLIMGGELRSGIYAFNLVQKRAKRPAGAPDKSLARPVTKVGVVGAGLMASQLALLFARRLEVPVVLTDIDQARIDKGVGYVHGEIDKLLLKGRVNQDKANRLKGLVSGHLDKAAAFGDADFVIEAVFEEMGVKQQVFAEVEAVVPEHAVLATNTSSLSVTEMASKLKHPERVVGFHFFNPVAILPLLEIVRAEKTDDASLATAFSVAKSLKKTAVLVKDAPAFVVNRILTRFMGEIQNVIDEGTPVATAEKAVEPLGLPMSPLVLLELVGPAIGLHVSETLHGAFPERFTVSPNLKAVVEAGKRGFYVYDSGKPELDPEVAALLKQGDAVLTEEQVRDRVLDAVAQEIGLMLDEGVVAEAQDIDLCLITGAGWPFHLGGITPYLDREGVSERVTGKKFLAPGVASVPA, from the coding sequence GTGAGCACCACCGCTGAGCTGTTGAAGGGGGCGGCCGAGCTGTTCCCCGACGAGGTCGTGACGCAGGCGCACGTGCGCCACCTCGACCTCCCCAAGGGCGCGGGCCGGTTCGCGCTCATCACGCTGGACAACGGCCTGGACCACACCAAGCCGACCACCTTCGGACCGCAGTCGCTGGCGAACCTCAACGTCGCCATCGACCAGGTGGAGAAGGAGGCGGCGGACGGCGCGATCGTCGGTGTCGGCATCACCGGCAAGCCGTTCATCTTCGCCGTGGGCGCCGACCTCAAGGGCGTCGAGCTCCTCAAGCGGCACGAGGACGCGCTGGCCATCGGCAAGGGCGGCCACGACGTCTTCAAGCGGCTCTCCGCGCTGGCCGTGCCGACCTTCGCGTACTACAACGGCGCGGCCATGGGCGGCGGTGTCGAGGTCGGTCTGCACTGCACCTACCGCACCGTCTCCAAGGCGCTGCCGGCCTTCTCGCTGCCCGAGGTCTTCCTCGGCCTGGTGCCCGGCTGGGGCGGCTGCGCGCTGCTGCCGAACCTCATCGGCGCGGACAAGGCGATCTCGGTGATCATCGAGAACTCGCTCAACCAGAACAAGCAGCTCAAGGGCCAGCAGGTCTTCGACCTCGGCATCGCGGACGCGCTGTTCGAGGGCGCGGACTTCCTGGAGCGGTCGCTGGACTGGACCGCGTCGGTGCTGACCGGGCAGACCGAGGTCAGCCGGACCGAGGTGGACCGCGGCGAGGCGTGGGACGCGGCCGTGCAGCGCGGCAAGGAGATCGCGGACGGCAAGGTGCACGGCGCCGCCCCGGCCGCCTACCGCGCGCTGGACATCATCGCGGCCGCCAAGAACGGCGACCTGCGACAGGGCTTCGACGCCGAGGACCAGGCGCTCGCCGACCTCATCATGGGCGGCGAACTGCGCTCCGGCATCTACGCGTTCAACCTGGTGCAGAAGCGCGCCAAGCGGCCGGCCGGCGCGCCGGACAAGTCGCTGGCCCGTCCCGTCACCAAGGTCGGTGTGGTCGGCGCCGGCCTGATGGCCTCGCAGTTGGCGCTGCTGTTCGCCCGCCGTCTGGAGGTCCCGGTCGTCCTCACCGACATCGACCAGGCCCGGATCGACAAGGGCGTCGGGTACGTCCACGGCGAGATCGACAAGCTGCTGCTCAAGGGCCGGGTCAACCAGGACAAGGCGAACCGCCTCAAGGGCCTGGTCTCCGGACACCTCGACAAGGCCGCCGCCTTCGGCGACGCGGACTTCGTCATTGAGGCCGTCTTCGAGGAGATGGGCGTCAAGCAGCAGGTGTTCGCGGAGGTCGAGGCGGTGGTGCCGGAGCACGCCGTGCTCGCCACCAACACCTCCTCGCTGTCGGTCACCGAGATGGCCTCGAAGCTCAAGCACCCCGAGCGGGTCGTGGGCTTCCACTTCTTCAACCCGGTCGCGATCCTGCCGCTGCTGGAGATCGTCCGGGCCGAGAAGACCGACGACGCGTCGCTGGCCACCGCCTTCTCCGTCGCCAAGTCGCTGAAGAAGACGGCGGTGTTGGTGAAGGACGCCCCGGCGTTCGTCGTCAACCGCATCCTGACCCGCTTCATGGGCGAGATCCAGAACGTCATCGACGAGGGCACCCCGGTCGCCACCGCCGAGAAGGCCGTCGAGCCGCTCGGGCTGCCGATGTCCCCGCTGGTGCTGCTGGAGCTGGTCGGCCCGGCGATCGGCCTGCACGTCTCCGAGACGCTGCACGGCGCCTTCCCGGAGCGCTTCACGGTCTCCCCGAACCTCAAGGCCGTCGTCGAGGCCGGCAAGCGCGGCTTCTACGTCTACGACTCCGGCAAGCCGGAGTTGGACCCGGAGGTCGCCGCGCTGCTCAAGCAGGGCGACGCGGTGCTGACCGAGGAGCAGGTCCGCGACCGGGTGCTGGACGCCGTCGCGCAGGAGATCGGCCTGATGCTGGACGAGGGTGTGGTGGCCGAGGCGCAGGACATCGACCTCTGCCTGATCACCGGCGCCGGCTGGCCCTTCCACCTGGGCGGCATCACGCCGTACCTGGACCGTGAGGGCGTCTCCGAGCGGGTGACCGGGAAGAAGTTCCTGGCTCCGGGGGTCGCGAGCGTTCCGGCGTAA
- a CDS encoding NTP pyrophosphohydrolase yields MDSLVVVDAANVVGSVPDGWWRDRRGAAERLRDALVEYAATGLPGLVEPPLELVLVVEGAARGVASVPGVRAVSADGSGDDAIVALVADEGAGRDCLVVTADRGLRQRVQALGARVTGPRAVRGGSGRSGAS; encoded by the coding sequence ATGGATTCCTTGGTCGTCGTCGATGCCGCGAACGTCGTCGGTTCGGTGCCGGACGGCTGGTGGCGGGACCGGCGCGGGGCCGCCGAGCGGCTGCGGGACGCGCTGGTCGAGTACGCCGCGACGGGGCTGCCCGGGCTGGTCGAACCGCCGCTGGAACTGGTCTTGGTGGTGGAGGGCGCGGCGCGCGGGGTGGCGTCCGTGCCGGGCGTCCGGGCGGTGTCCGCGGACGGCAGCGGCGACGACGCGATCGTGGCGCTGGTGGCCGACGAGGGCGCGGGGCGGGACTGCCTGGTGGTGACCGCGGACCGCGGGCTGCGTCAGCGCGTGCAGGCGCTGGGCGCCCGCGTGACGGGCCCGCGGGCGGTTCGGGGTGGCTCGGGACGGTCCGGCGCCTCGTAG
- a CDS encoding amino acid permease, with product MSTQQGPRGEAPGNGPLAPRTRTRRDRGVLRTKSIEQSIRDTEEPEHALKKSLSALDLTVFGVGVVIGTGIFVLTGKIAKEQAGPAVAVSFVVAGVVCALAALCYAEFASTVPVAGSAYTFAYASLGELPAWIIGWDLILELALGCAVVAVGWSGYVRSLLDSAGLHVPPALSGSHGGHFGFDLLACILVLVITAVLVLGMKLSSRVTTVVVGIKVTVVLLVIIAGSFFVTGANYRPFIPPSKPTPAGGGLAAPLSQLLFGLTPSHFGVMGIFAAAAVVFFAFIGFDIVATAAEETRVPQRDVPRGILGSLAICTLLYVAVSVVVTGMEKYDRLSVDAPLADAFKHVGHPFYAGLISFGAAVGLTSVCMILLLGQSRVFFAMSRDGLLPQVFSRVHPRFGTPHRSTIALGIVVAVVAGFTSIDVLAELVNIGTLFAFAVVAIGVVLLRRSRPDLPRAFRTPFVPAVPLLSVLASFWLMLNLPAETWLRFAVWMAAGFVLYFVYGQRHSRLASRQRQRDAAGARP from the coding sequence ATGAGCACACAGCAGGGACCACGGGGAGAGGCACCCGGAAACGGGCCGCTCGCGCCCCGCACCCGCACGCGCCGCGACCGCGGCGTGCTGCGGACGAAGAGCATCGAGCAGTCGATCCGGGACACCGAGGAGCCGGAGCACGCCCTCAAGAAGTCCCTCTCGGCGCTGGACCTGACCGTCTTCGGCGTCGGTGTGGTCATCGGCACCGGCATCTTCGTCCTCACCGGGAAGATCGCCAAGGAGCAGGCCGGCCCCGCCGTCGCCGTCTCGTTCGTCGTCGCCGGCGTGGTCTGCGCGCTGGCGGCGCTGTGCTACGCGGAGTTTGCCTCCACCGTGCCGGTCGCCGGCTCCGCCTACACCTTCGCCTACGCGTCCCTCGGTGAACTGCCCGCCTGGATCATCGGCTGGGACCTGATCCTCGAACTCGCCCTGGGCTGTGCGGTGGTGGCCGTCGGCTGGTCCGGCTATGTGCGCTCGCTGCTGGACTCCGCGGGGCTGCACGTGCCGCCGGCGCTCTCCGGCAGCCACGGCGGGCACTTCGGCTTCGACCTGCTCGCCTGCATCCTCGTCCTGGTCATCACGGCCGTCCTGGTGCTCGGCATGAAGCTCTCCTCCCGGGTGACGACGGTGGTCGTCGGCATCAAGGTGACCGTGGTGCTGCTGGTGATCATCGCCGGCTCGTTCTTCGTCACCGGGGCCAACTACCGGCCCTTCATCCCGCCGAGCAAACCCACCCCCGCCGGCGGCGGACTGGCCGCGCCGCTCTCCCAGTTGCTCTTCGGCCTCACCCCGTCCCACTTCGGCGTGATGGGCATCTTCGCCGCGGCCGCGGTGGTCTTCTTCGCCTTCATCGGCTTCGACATCGTGGCGACCGCGGCCGAGGAGACCCGTGTCCCGCAGCGCGACGTGCCGCGCGGCATCCTCGGCTCGCTGGCCATCTGCACCCTGCTCTACGTCGCCGTCTCCGTCGTCGTCACCGGCATGGAGAAGTACGACCGGCTCTCCGTCGACGCCCCGCTCGCCGACGCCTTCAAGCACGTCGGCCACCCCTTCTACGCGGGCCTGATCAGCTTCGGCGCGGCGGTCGGCCTGACGTCGGTCTGCATGATCCTGCTGCTCGGCCAGAGCCGGGTGTTCTTCGCGATGAGCCGGGACGGGCTGCTGCCCCAGGTCTTCTCCCGTGTGCACCCGAGGTTCGGCACCCCGCACCGGTCGACCATCGCCCTCGGCATCGTGGTCGCGGTGGTCGCCGGCTTCACCTCCATCGACGTGCTGGCCGAACTCGTCAACATCGGGACGCTGTTCGCCTTCGCCGTGGTCGCCATCGGCGTGGTCCTGCTCCGCCGCTCCCGCCCGGACCTGCCGCGCGCCTTCCGCACCCCGTTCGTCCCGGCGGTGCCGCTGCTGTCGGTGCTCGCCTCGTTCTGGCTGATGCTCAACCTGCCCGCCGAGACCTGGCTCCGCTTCGCGGTCTGGATGGCGGCCGGCTTCGTCCTCTACTTCGTCTACGGGCAGCGCCACAGCCGCCTCGCCAGCCGCCAGCGCCAGCGGGACGCGGCCGGCGCCCGACCGTAG
- the dxs gene encoding 1-deoxy-D-xylulose-5-phosphate synthase, translating into MALLTRIKGPRDLDRLSPEQLAQLAGEIRSFLVDAVSKTGGHLGPNLGVVELTIALHRVFHSPKDKVLWDTGHQSYVHKLLTGRQDFSKLKAKGGLSGYPSRAESDHDVIENSHASTVLGWAEGIAKAHEVRGTDDRVVAVIGDGALTGGMAWEALNNIAAAKDRPLVIVVNDNERSYAPTIGGLANHLATLRTTDGYERFLARGKDILERTPVVGKPLYETLHGAKKGLKDFIAPQGMFEDLGLKYVGPIDGHDIEALESALARAKRFGGPVIVHCLTEKGRGYKPAEQDEADRFHGIGPIHPDTGLPISSGGKDWTGVFGDEMVALGKEREDIVAITAAMLQPVGLEKFAKQFPDRVYDVGIAEQHAAVSAAGMATAGLHPVFAVYATFLNRAFDQVLMDVALHKCGVTFVLDRAGVTGTDGASHNGMWDMSLLQVVPGLRLAAPRDADQVRAQLREAVEVDDAPTVVRYSKGAVGPAVEAVGRVGGMDVLREAGTEGRPDVLLVSVGALAPMCLEVADLLDKQGISTTVVDPRWVKPVDEALPGLAAGHRLVVTVEDNIRTGGVGSAIAQALRDAGVDVPLRDFGIPERFLDHASRKEVMAEIGLTAPDIARQVTGLVAKMDNRDEDAGRTAGAGAVTGGAAATATAEAARD; encoded by the coding sequence GTGGCATTGCTGACCCGTATCAAGGGGCCGCGCGACCTGGACCGGCTCTCGCCCGAGCAGCTCGCGCAGTTGGCCGGGGAGATCCGCAGCTTCCTCGTCGACGCGGTCTCCAAGACCGGCGGACACCTCGGCCCGAACCTCGGCGTGGTCGAACTGACCATCGCCCTGCACCGCGTCTTCCATTCCCCCAAGGACAAGGTCCTGTGGGACACCGGACACCAGTCCTACGTCCACAAGCTGCTGACCGGCCGCCAGGACTTCTCCAAGCTCAAGGCCAAGGGCGGCCTCTCCGGCTACCCCTCGCGCGCCGAATCCGACCACGACGTCATCGAGAACAGCCACGCCTCCACCGTCCTCGGCTGGGCCGAGGGCATCGCCAAGGCCCATGAGGTCCGCGGCACGGACGACCGCGTGGTGGCCGTCATCGGCGACGGCGCGCTCACCGGCGGCATGGCCTGGGAGGCGCTCAACAACATCGCCGCCGCCAAGGACCGCCCGCTGGTCATCGTCGTCAACGACAACGAGCGCTCCTACGCCCCGACCATCGGCGGCCTGGCCAACCACCTCGCCACCCTCCGCACCACCGACGGCTACGAGCGCTTCCTGGCCCGCGGGAAGGACATCCTGGAGCGCACCCCGGTCGTCGGCAAGCCGCTCTACGAGACCCTGCACGGCGCCAAGAAGGGCCTGAAGGACTTCATCGCGCCGCAGGGCATGTTCGAGGACCTGGGCCTGAAGTACGTCGGCCCGATCGACGGCCACGACATCGAGGCGCTGGAGTCCGCGCTGGCCCGCGCCAAGCGCTTCGGCGGCCCGGTGATCGTGCACTGCCTCACCGAGAAGGGCCGCGGCTACAAGCCCGCCGAGCAGGACGAGGCCGACCGCTTCCACGGCATCGGCCCGATCCACCCGGACACCGGCCTGCCGATCTCCTCCGGCGGCAAGGACTGGACCGGCGTCTTCGGCGACGAGATGGTCGCGCTGGGCAAGGAGCGCGAGGACATCGTCGCCATCACGGCGGCGATGCTCCAGCCGGTCGGCCTGGAGAAGTTCGCCAAGCAGTTCCCGGACCGGGTCTACGACGTCGGCATCGCCGAGCAGCACGCCGCGGTCTCCGCCGCCGGCATGGCCACCGCCGGACTGCACCCGGTCTTCGCGGTCTACGCCACCTTCCTCAACCGCGCCTTCGACCAGGTGCTGATGGACGTCGCGCTGCACAAGTGCGGCGTCACCTTCGTCCTGGACCGGGCCGGCGTCACCGGCACCGACGGCGCCTCGCACAACGGCATGTGGGACATGTCGCTCCTCCAGGTCGTCCCCGGACTGCGGCTCGCCGCCCCGCGCGACGCCGACCAGGTGCGCGCCCAACTGCGCGAGGCCGTCGAGGTCGACGACGCGCCGACCGTGGTGCGCTACTCCAAGGGCGCGGTCGGCCCGGCCGTCGAGGCGGTCGGACGGGTCGGCGGCATGGACGTGCTGCGCGAGGCCGGCACCGAGGGCCGCCCCGACGTCCTGCTGGTGTCGGTCGGCGCGCTCGCCCCGATGTGCCTGGAGGTCGCCGACCTGCTCGACAAGCAGGGCATCTCCACCACCGTCGTCGACCCCCGCTGGGTCAAGCCGGTCGACGAGGCGCTGCCGGGCCTGGCCGCCGGGCACCGGCTGGTGGTCACCGTCGAGGACAACATCCGTACCGGCGGCGTCGGTTCGGCGATCGCGCAGGCGCTGCGGGACGCCGGCGTGGACGTCCCGCTGCGCGACTTCGGCATCCCCGAGCGCTTCCTGGACCACGCCTCCCGCAAGGAGGTCATGGCGGAGATCGGGCTGACCGCGCCGGACATCGCCCGCCAAGTGACCGGCCTGGTCGCCAAGATGGACAACCGCGACGAGGACGCCGGGCGCACCGCCGGCGCCGGTGCGGTCACCGGCGGTGCGGCCGCGACCGCGACCGCCGAGGCGGCGCGCGACTGA
- a CDS encoding sugar ABC transporter permease, whose product MSEQQTTEAAPQPQQPAAVDPRLLVRENGFAGYLDEFARRIRGGELGSLPVIVGLVVIAVVFQFKNSSFLSADSLANIGVYTSGLGIMAVGIVFVLLLGEIDLSVGSVAGVGAAVWAVLSVSHGVNDWLAVVLAVVAGAAIGALHGFFFAKIGVPAFVVTLAGFLGWSGLQIWLMGKEGSINTPSGSVVESLTGYYFDDKAAAYGLALVAVLAYAGSLLLDTRRRKAAALPARPLSEVLLRTGVVAVIAFAVAYVLNEPAGARGLPLALVLFLAVLVLADFVVRRTAYGRQIFAVGGNAEAARRAGINVARVRITVFAISGMLAAFGGLFIASLSGGATKNLGAGNTLMNVIAAAVIGGTSLFGGRGKIWSALLGMLVIQSIQQGLNLLGMASEIQYMITGAVLLAAVVIDSVSRRTQKTAGRT is encoded by the coding sequence GTGAGTGAGCAGCAGACCACCGAGGCCGCGCCGCAGCCGCAGCAACCGGCCGCCGTCGATCCCCGCCTATTGGTCAGGGAGAACGGATTCGCCGGCTATCTCGACGAGTTCGCCCGCCGGATCCGCGGCGGCGAACTGGGCTCCCTGCCGGTCATCGTCGGCCTGGTCGTCATCGCGGTCGTCTTCCAGTTCAAGAACAGCAGCTTCCTGTCAGCGGACAGCCTCGCCAACATCGGCGTCTACACGTCCGGCCTGGGCATCATGGCGGTCGGCATCGTCTTCGTCCTGCTGCTCGGTGAGATCGACCTCTCGGTCGGCTCGGTCGCCGGCGTGGGCGCGGCCGTCTGGGCGGTGCTGAGCGTCAGCCACGGCGTCAACGACTGGCTGGCGGTCGTGCTCGCGGTGGTCGCCGGCGCCGCCATCGGCGCCCTCCACGGGTTCTTTTTCGCCAAGATCGGGGTGCCCGCCTTCGTCGTCACCCTGGCCGGATTCCTCGGTTGGAGCGGCCTCCAGATCTGGTTGATGGGCAAGGAAGGCTCCATCAACACGCCCAGCGGCAGCGTGGTCGAGAGCCTCACCGGCTACTACTTCGACGACAAGGCCGCCGCCTACGGCCTGGCGCTGGTCGCGGTCCTCGCCTACGCGGGCTCGCTGCTGTTGGACACCCGGCGCCGCAAGGCCGCCGCCCTGCCGGCGCGGCCGCTCAGCGAGGTCCTGCTGCGCACCGGCGTGGTCGCGGTGATCGCCTTCGCCGTCGCCTACGTCCTCAACGAGCCGGCCGGCGCCCGCGGCCTGCCGCTGGCCCTGGTGCTCTTCCTCGCCGTCCTGGTCCTCGCCGACTTCGTGGTGCGCCGCACCGCCTACGGCCGGCAGATCTTCGCGGTCGGCGGCAACGCCGAGGCGGCCCGCCGGGCCGGCATCAACGTGGCCCGGGTCCGGATCACCGTCTTCGCGATCTCCGGGATGCTCGCCGCCTTCGGCGGCCTGTTCATCGCCAGCCTCTCCGGCGGCGCCACCAAGAACCTCGGCGCCGGCAACACCCTGATGAACGTGATCGCGGCGGCGGTCATCGGTGGCACCAGCCTCTTCGGCGGCCGCGGCAAGATCTGGTCCGCGCTGCTGGGCATGCTGGTCATCCAGTCGATCCAGCAGGGCCTGAACCTGCTCGGCATGGCCAGCGAGATCCAGTACATGATCACCGGCGCGGTCCTGCTGGCCGCCGTGGTCATCGACTCGGTCTCCCGCCGCACCCAGAAGACCGCCGGGCGCACATAG
- a CDS encoding ATP-binding cassette domain-containing protein has protein sequence MIHVSAPPVLALRGVSKRFGAVQALTDVTLEIHAGEVVALVGDNGAGKSTLVKTISGVHPVDDGGIEWQGAPVRIGKPHDAQQLGVATVYQDLALCDNLDVVANLYLGNELRTAGVLDEIAMEKRAKELLDTLSIRIPSVRIPVASLSGGQRQVVAIARALIGEPKVVILDEPTAALGVEQTAQVLDLVERLRERDLGVILISHNMADVLAVADRVAVLRLGRNNGVFDVADTSHEEIIAAITGASDNAVTRRRARTDQVRTDLTKKEAGA, from the coding sequence ATGATTCACGTGTCCGCTCCGCCCGTGCTGGCGTTGCGCGGGGTCTCCAAGCGGTTCGGCGCCGTCCAGGCGCTCACCGACGTCACGTTGGAGATCCACGCCGGTGAGGTGGTCGCCCTCGTCGGCGACAACGGCGCCGGCAAGTCCACCCTGGTCAAGACCATTTCGGGCGTCCACCCCGTCGACGACGGCGGCATCGAATGGCAGGGCGCCCCGGTCCGCATCGGCAAGCCGCACGACGCCCAACAACTCGGCGTCGCCACCGTTTACCAGGACCTCGCGCTCTGCGACAACCTCGACGTGGTCGCCAACCTCTACCTCGGCAACGAACTCCGCACCGCCGGCGTCCTCGACGAGATCGCCATGGAGAAGCGGGCCAAGGAACTGCTCGACACCCTGTCCATCCGGATACCCAGCGTCCGGATCCCGGTCGCCTCGCTCTCCGGCGGCCAGCGGCAGGTCGTCGCCATCGCCCGCGCCCTGATCGGCGAGCCGAAGGTGGTCATCCTCGACGAGCCGACCGCCGCCCTCGGCGTCGAGCAGACCGCCCAGGTCCTCGACCTCGTCGAGCGGCTCCGCGAGCGGGACCTCGGCGTCATCCTCATCAGCCACAACATGGCCGACGTGCTGGCCGTCGCGGACCGGGTCGCGGTGCTCCGACTGGGCCGCAACAACGGCGTCTTCGACGTCGCGGACACCAGCCACGAAGAGATCATCGCCGCCATCACCGGCGCCTCGGACAACGCCGTCACCCGCCGCAGGGCGCGCACCGACCAGGTGCGCACCGACCTGACGAAGAAGGAGGCCGGGGCGTGA
- a CDS encoding substrate-binding domain-containing protein produces MNVWTRRVVIGTAAVSMALSVAACGKAGDGGKSGGDGKTIGLLLPENKTTRYETFDRPLITKKIEALCPDCKVKYNNADQDTQEQKKQFDALITQGIKVIILDPVDYKATKSWIDQAAEKGVKVVAYDRLAEGKISAYVSYDNEKIGRLQGQALVKALGDKAKDSNVVMINGSPTDPNAPLYKRGAHSVLDKQVKKVVYEQDIPDWSPDEANKKMGAAINSLGKDGFQGVYSANDGMAGGIITALKQQGVSVPVGGQDSELAGLQRVLKGDQAFTIYKQIQPQADTSAEIAVRLLKGESIDSLAPTKVDSISGEVKGIPAKLYDAQIVTKDNIEGTIIKDKVYKASQICTADVKAACAAAGIK; encoded by the coding sequence ATGAACGTGTGGACGCGTCGCGTCGTCATAGGCACCGCAGCCGTCTCGATGGCACTCTCCGTGGCCGCCTGCGGCAAGGCCGGCGACGGTGGCAAGAGCGGCGGTGACGGCAAGACCATCGGTCTGCTGTTGCCGGAGAACAAGACCACCAGATACGAGACCTTCGACCGCCCGTTGATCACCAAGAAGATCGAGGCGCTCTGTCCCGACTGCAAGGTCAAGTACAACAACGCCGACCAGGACACCCAGGAGCAGAAGAAGCAGTTCGACGCCCTGATCACACAGGGCATCAAGGTGATCATCCTGGACCCGGTCGACTACAAGGCCACCAAGTCCTGGATCGACCAGGCCGCCGAGAAGGGCGTCAAGGTCGTCGCCTACGACCGGCTGGCCGAGGGGAAGATCTCCGCCTACGTCTCCTACGACAACGAGAAGATCGGCCGCCTCCAGGGCCAGGCGCTGGTCAAGGCGCTCGGCGACAAGGCCAAGGACAGCAATGTCGTCATGATCAACGGCTCGCCGACCGACCCCAACGCCCCGCTCTACAAGCGCGGCGCGCACAGCGTCCTCGACAAGCAGGTCAAGAAGGTCGTCTACGAGCAGGACATCCCGGACTGGTCGCCGGACGAGGCCAACAAGAAGATGGGCGCCGCCATCAACTCCCTGGGCAAGGACGGCTTCCAGGGCGTCTACTCGGCCAACGACGGCATGGCCGGCGGCATCATCACCGCCCTCAAGCAGCAGGGCGTCTCCGTTCCGGTCGGCGGCCAGGACTCCGAACTCGCCGGCCTCCAGCGGGTTCTGAAGGGGGATCAGGCGTTCACCATCTACAAGCAGATCCAGCCGCAGGCCGACACCAGTGCCGAGATCGCCGTCCGGCTGCTCAAGGGCGAGAGCATCGACTCCCTGGCCCCCACCAAGGTCGACAGCATCAGCGGCGAGGTCAAGGGCATCCCCGCCAAGCTCTACGACGCCCAGATCGTGACCAAGGACAACATCGAGGGCACGATCATCAAGGACAAGGTCTACAAGGCCAGCCAGATCTGCACCGCCGACGTCAAGGCGGCCTGTGCGGCGGCGGGCATCAAGTAG